The genomic segment ACGCTCGTCGTTCGTCCGCAGCTCGCAGCCGAGCAGGCGTCCGGCCGCGTCTCGCATCAGCGCGCCGAGGCGCTCGGGGCTGACCTCGGCGTCGCCGAGCGTCGCCTGGATGGCGAGCCCGTCGGTAAGCGCCCCGAGCGCCACCGCGGCCGCGTGTGGATCGGCGACGTCGAACTCACCGCGCTCGAGCCCGCGCCGGATGATCTCGCCGAGCAGGCCACGCCAGCGCTCCTCGAGCCGCACGCGAGCCTCGGCGGCGCGTGCGTCGCGCAGCGCCAGCGGCCAGAGCTCGATCCACAGCGGTTCGGCGCTGTCGGAAACGAGCAGGTCGATCAGGCGCTCCAGCCGCTCGCGCCCGCCCTCCAGGGGCTCGAGCGCGGCGCGTGCCTCGTCGTAGAACCCGTCCTCCTCGGCGACGATCGCGCCGAGCAGCAGCTCGTCCTTGGACCCGAACCAGTAGACGACCGCCGGCGGACTCGACCCGGCGCGCTCGGCGACATCGGAGATCCGCGTGTTGGCGAGCCCGCGCTCGGCGATCACCTGCGCGGCGGCCGCGAGAAGCTGCGGCCGGCGGATGTGGTCGATCTGCGGGCGTGGACTCACGCGCCTCGCCGCCTCCTCGAGTTCGGTTCCCTGTCCTGTCCCTACCTGCGTCCCTGTCGCGACCCCCCGCCGAAACCTGAACAGCGGTTCAAGTTACTCCGGCGTCGCGCGCGATGCAACCGCGTGCCGGTGCCGCTAACCGGCGGTTAACTCATCGAGGCTGCGACGAAGCTCGGCCGGCTCGACGCCGACCAGCCCTGCGACGGACTCGGTCAGGAGCGCGCCGATCCGACCGAGGTCCATGCCCGGATCACCGAGCAGCGCGCGGATCGAGAGCCCGTCGGTGAGACCGACGATCACGTCGGCCGCGCCGTCGACGTCGAGGTCGGCGCGGAAGGTGCCCGCCTCGACCCCGCGCCGCAGGACCCCCGCGAACCACTCGTGGTAGCGGGCGTAGAGCTCGGCGGCGACCGGCCGCAGCGCCGGGTCGCGCACCGCGCGAAGCCAGAGCTCGAACCAAAGCACCCACTCCTCCGACTGCGGGCCGGGAAGCGGCAGCGATGCGGCGAGGGCCTGCGCGAGACGCGCGACATCGCCGTCGAGCGTCTCCGGGTCGGCCGCGAAGCGGTCGTCGCCCGCGCGCTCGTAGGAGTGGCGAAGTGCCTCGGCGAGCAGCTCCTCTCGGGTCGAGAAGTAGTGGTGGATCAGCGCCGAGGAGACGCGCGCGCGGGTCGCGACCCTCGCGATCCGCACGTCGTCGATCCCCTCGGCGGCGATCAGCGCGCAGGCGGCGTCGAGGATCCGGGCGCGCGTGTCCTCTGCCGAAGTCGCCACGGCGCTCGAGGCTATCCGCACGAGTGGCGGGGTGAGCCGCGCTAGGCGCCGAGCAGCGCCATCGCGGCGTTGCGGCCGTTGAGCGCGATGACCGAGCCGCCGGGGTGGGTCGCGGCGCCGCACATCCAGACGCCATCGATCGGCGTGCGCGGTGCGAAACGGCCCTCCCACATCTGGTCGGCGACGACCTCGCCCTGGAAGATCGAACCGCCGGTCAGGCCGATCCGCTCCTCGATGTCGGGTGGGCCGAGCAGTTCGGAGTCGACGATGCAGTCGATGAGGTCGGGCGCATAGCGCGAGATCAGATCCGTTACCTGCTTCGCCACCTCGTCGCGGCGCGAGTCCCATGTGCCCTCGCCGAACTCATAGGGCGCGGACTGACAGAAGACGCTCATCAGGTGGTGGCCGTCGGGCGCCGGGCTCGGGTCGTAGCCGGTCTGGATGTAGATCTCGGCGAACTCGATCCCCGGCTCGCCCGCCTTGCAGCGCTCGAAGCCGGCCTGGACGGCGTCCATCCCCCTGGTGCACTCGATCGTCGCGCGCGCGATCCAGTCTTCTCCGGGCACCGCGGTGAAGCTCGGCAGGCGTGAGAGCGCCGCGTTCCACTTGACCACCGGGCTGCGGACGCGCCAGTCGTCGAGCCGCGCCCCGAAGCCCGAATCGATGTCGTCCGGCAGCATCGAGCGCATCCGCTTCGGATCGCAGCCGACGACGACGTCGCGGGCGCGGATGAAGGTGCCGTCCTCGAGCTCGACGCCGTCGCCCGGACGCACCGCGCCCACCTCGACACCGCAACAGAGCGTCGCCCCGGCCTCGATCGCGGCATCGGCGATCGCGAACGAGACCATCCCCATGCCGCCCTCGACGTAGCCCCACAGGGGGCCGTTGCCGTCCATGTCCCCCTGGTGGTGCATCAGCTTCACGCCGGCCGTCCCGGGGTCGCGCGGACCGGCCCACGAGCCGATGATCCCGCCCCCGAACAGCGAGTTCTTGATCCGGTCGTCCTCGACGTAGGCCTCGAGGACCTCCGCTATCGAGAGGTCGAAGACGAGATCGATCATCTCGCGGTCGCCGCCGAGCATCTCCTCGATCTCGGCGCGGCTCGGGGTCTCGCCGACCCACGAGTCGCGCTCGCCCTTACGCAGCCTGCGGCGCACCTGGTCGAAGAGCCGCTCGCAGGCCCAGTAGCCGTTGATGTCGCGCCCCGAGACTCCGAGCGCCTCGAGGCTCGCCTGGGTCTTCGCATCGTCGAGGTACTGCGCGAACGCGGTGCCGTCCTCGAACGGGATCCACAGCGCCGGGTCGGCGGCCCACCAGCGCAGGCCGCGCGATTTCAGGCCGAGCTCATCGATGACGAGGTCGTCGAGCAATCCGACGACGTAGGCGCACGGGCTGACGACGTAGCGATCGTCGCCGAACGGCTGCTCGAGCGTGCACGCCCCGCCGAGCCGCTCGCGGCGTTCGAGGACGAGCACGCTCTTGCCGGCACGCGCGAGGTACGCCGCCGCGGTCAGGCCGTTGTGTCCGCCGCCGACGACGACCGCGTCCCAGTCACGCGCCGCGAGCTCGGACATCGGCGCCGGCATCCCGACGCGACCGAGCCTCTCGGCGACGGCGTTTCCGGGTCGGATCGAGGCCGGGAGCGGTCGGGTGGCCGTCATCGACGGAGCCTACGCGAGCCGGGCTCGCTCCTCACTTCGCGGCCGCGAGCTCGCGATCGCCGGCGTCGGCCAGGAGCGCGGCGGCGGCGTTGCGGCCGTTGAGCGCGATCACCGACCCCGCGGGATGGGTCGCCGCTCCGCACATGTAGAGACCGTCGACCGGGGTCCGCGCCGGGAAGCGCCCCGCCCACATCTGGTCCGGCGTCACCTCGCCCTGGAAGATCGAGCCTCCGGTGAGGCCGATCCGCGACTCGATGTCCGGCGGGCCGAGAACCTCGTGGTCGATGATCAGGTCGCCGAAGCCGGGCGCGAACCGCGCGATCAGATCGACGAACTGCTTCGCGACCTCGTCGCGGCGCGAGTCCCAGTCGCCGCTCGACATCTCGTAGGGCGCGTACTGACCGAAGACGCTCAGCAGGTGGCGCTCGGCCGGGGCCGGGCTCGGGTCGTAGCCCGTCTGGATGTAGATCTCGCCGAAGCCGACCGCTGGCTCGCCCGCCTCGCAGCGCTCGAACGCGCGCTGGGCGTCCTCGAGGCCGCCGGTCACGTCGATCGTCGCCCGCGCCGGCCAGCTCTCGCCCGGCGCCGCCGTCCAGTTCGGCAGCGCGCTCAGCGCGGCGTTGAATTTCACGACCGGGCTGCGGACCTTCCAGTCGACGATCCGCCGCTCGAACGCGGAATCGATCCCGGCGCCCTCGAGCATGCCGAGCATCCGCTTCGGGTCCGCGTTGCAGACGACGCGCGGCGCACGCAGGCGCGTGCCGTCGCTGAGCTCGACGCCCTCGCCGGGGTGGATCCGAGCGACCTCGACGTCGCAGCAGAGCGTCGCGCCGGCCTCGATCGCCGCGTCGGCGATCGCGAAGGAGACCATCCCCATCCCGCCCTCGACATAGCCCCAGACGGGACCCATCCCGTCCATGTCGCCCTGGTAGTGCATCAGCTTGATCGAGGCCGTGCCGTGGTCTTTCGGACCGCCCCAGGTGCCGATGACGCCCTGGCCGAAGAGCGCGTCCTTCAGCCGCTGGTCGGAGACGTAGCGGTCGAGGACGTCGGCGATCGAGTCGTCGAAGACGAGGTCGATCTTCTCCTGGTCACCACCGAGCAGCTCCTCGATCTGACCCCGCGTCGGCGTGTCGCCGACCCAGGTGTCGCGCGCGCCCTTGCGAAGCAGCTTGCGGACGTCGTCGAACAGCTCCTCGTAGGCCCAGTAACCCTCGATGTCCGCCTTCGACAGGCCGAGCGCCTCGAGGCTCGCCTGCGTCCTCCGGTCGTCGAGGCACTGCGAGAACGACGTCCCGTCGTCGAACGGCACCCAGAGGTTCGGATCGGCCATCCAGTAGCGCAGGCCGCGCGAGCGCAGCGAGAGCTCGTCGATCACGAGCTCGTCGAGCAGGCCGACGACGTAGGCACATGGGCTGATGACGTAGCCGTCGCCGAACGGCTGCTCGAGCGTCGCCGCGCCGCCGAGCCGCTCCCGGCGCTCGAGCACGATCACGCGTTTGCCGGCGCGCGCCAGGTAGGCCGCCGCGGTCAGGCCGTTGTGGCCGCCGCCGACGACGATCGCGTCCCAGTCGCGCGAGGCGAGATCGGACATCGGCGCCGGCATTCCGACGCGGCCGAGCTTCGCCGCGACCTCGTTGCCGGCGACGAACCCCTCCGGCAGCGCCACGCCGGCGCCGTTCGCACCGCTCACGCCGCGACCTCGGTCCGCAGCGCCTCGGCGTATCGATCGGCCACCATGCGGTCGAAGCGGTGCACGTCGTACTCCTGCGCCGAGTAGCGCCCGGCGACGTACCCGCGCGTCGCGACTCCCTTCTGGGTCAGCTCACACACGTACCAATCCTCCTTGTTGACCTGGTCCCAGAAGCCGACCGCGTCGGACGGGTCGAAGTCCTCACGCGCCACGGTCTCGGGCTCGAAGTACCACTCGCAGACGATCTCCGTACGGTCTTCGCCGCGCGGCCAGAGGGTGTGCAACATGACGTAGTCCGGGTGCATCGAGACGAGCGCGTTCGGAAACAGCACGAAGTAGAGAACGAGGTGGTGCTCCTCGCCCTCGAGCCCCTTGATCGGGGGCCGGCCCGGCGCCTCGGCGCCCTCACGGCCCATCGTCGCCGCGCCCTCCTTGATCGTCATCGAGCCGCCGCACCATGCGCCCGAGCCCTCGTAGGACTCGCCCGTCATGTAGTTCGAGAGCTCGTTGAGCTCAGGGTGGATGCCGGGGCAGTGCAGGCACTCCGAGTAGTTCTCGGCGATCCCCTTCCAGTTCGCCGCGACCTCGTAGTGGCGCTCGCCGGCGCGCACGAGCTCGGCGTTGCGGTAGCGCGCGAGCAGCGGCTCGAGACCGCCGATGTGGTCCTCGATCGGCGGCGCCTCGCCCGAGAGGTCGAACATCACCAGACCGCCGACGACGGTCGAGCGGACCGGGATCAGCCCCCAGCAGTTGAACTCGAAGTTCTCGACCTCGTCCATGTGCGGCGCCGCCCGCAGCTCGCCCTCGAGGTCGTAGGACCAGGAGTGGTAGGGGCAGCGGATCCGCTTGCGGACGGTGCCCTCGGCATCCTCGAGCAGCCGCGCGCCGCGGTGGCGGCAGGCGTTCAGGAACGCGCGCGGCCGGCCGTCGGACCCGCAGATCACGATCACGCTGTCGGGGCCGACCTCGCGGACCACGTAGGCGCCCGGACTCGATACCTGCGAGACGTGTCCGGCGCAGACCCAACCGGAGAAGATCTCGTCGAGCTCCCAGGCGAAGACCGATGGATCGGCGAACGCCGCCGGTGGCAGCATCGTCGCTCGTTCGACGGGTTGGCGGGTGCTCTCGACGGCCTCGGAATCGAGACGAAGGACGGGCTTGCGCGGGGCCTCGGTACTCATGGGCTCTCCTGACGGAGCGGGTGTTCTGCCGGTTCCACGCGGCCGGGCGAGAGGTCACGCTGTCCACTCCCCGTACCGATCGATCGCGCCTGTCGAAGCCGCTCATTGACTTTGTGGTCAATCGATCAAACGCATGTTAGCCTCGCGACATGCAGACGGTCAAGGACCCAGGCGCTCAAACTCCGCGGACCGCGACGAATGGCGGGCCCAACGCGCTCGATCCCGAAGCTCTCGACCTCCAGGCACGCGCCCGCGACTTCACCGAACGGGTGCTGATCCCGCTCGAGGAGGAGGCCGAGGCGCGTGGCGGCAAGCTCCCGGACGCGACGATCGCCGAGGTCAAGCGCGAGGCGGTCGCCCGCGACCTCCAGGGCGGTCATCACTCGCCCGAGCACGGCGGCCAGGGCTGGTCGCCGCTGGAGTGGGTTCTCGTCGAGGAGCAGTACGGGCGCTCGACGAACGCGATCGCCTGGCACATCCCCAACGCCTACAACGTCTGGGCGCACGGATCCGACGAGCAGATCGAGCGCTACCTCAAGCCGGCGCTGCGCGGCGAACTGCGCGACGCCTATGCCGTCACGGAGCGCGACGCCGGCTCCGATCCGTCGCGGATCGCGACCGTCGCGACACCGACCGACGGCGGTTACCGGATCGAGGGCGAGAAGTGGTTCGTCACCTCGGGCGACATCGCCGACGTGCTCGTGGTGATGGCGAACGTGGTCGACGGCGGCGAGCGGCTGCCGACGCTGTTCGCCGTCGACAAGGACCGGCCCGGCGTCGAGATGATCGACGACCCCGCATTCACGCACAGCTATCCGGACGGCCATCCGACGTTCGCGCTCGACGTCGAAGTCTCCGGCGACGCGGTGATCGGCGGCGTCGGCGCCGGCGAGGACCTCCAGCGGCTGTGGTTCACCGAGGAGCGGCTCGGCATCGCGACCCGCTGCGTCGGGGCGATGTGGCGGCTGCTCGAGGAGACCACGGACTGGGCGCTTGCGCGCGAGCAGGGCGGATCGCGGATCTTCGACTACCAGGGCGTCTCGTTCCCGCTCGCCGACTCGGCCGCCGACGCGACGGCTGCGCGGCTGCTGACGCACGAGGTCGCGCGGATGGCCGGCGACCCGGCGGCCGACCCGAAGGTCGTCCACAACAAGGCCTCGATGGCGAAGCTGTTCGCGTCCGAGGCGGCGTGGCGCTGCGCCGACCGCTGCGTCCAGGTGTTCGGGGGTCGCGGCTACATGCGGTCCAACGTCGCCGAGCGCTTCCTGCGAGAGCTGCGCGTCGACCGTATCTGGGAGGGCACGAGCGAGATCCAGAGGTTGATCATCGCCCGCGGCCTCGAGCGCCGCGGCGTCGAGCGGATGCTGACCTAGGAGCGGATTGGTGAGCACGCGCACGGGCGTCGATGCGACGAAGCTCGAGCGGTTGCTCGCGCCGCGATCGGTCGCGGTCGTCGGCGCCTCCGAACGTCCCGACTCCTACGGCTCGAACGTGCTCGAGAACCTGGCGCGCGCCGGCTTCGAAGGCGACGTCTGGGGCGTCAACCCGAACCGCGACGAGGTGCATGGCCGACCGTGCGTGGCGAGCGTCTCCGAACTTCCCGGGCCGGTCGACGCGGTCGTGGTCGCCGTTCCCGCCCCGGGTGTGCCCGCCGCCCTGCGCGAGGCCGGCGCGCTCGGCTGCGGCGGCGCCGTGGTCCTGTCGGCCGGGTTCGGCGAGGTCGCCGGCGGCGTCGAGCTCGAGCGCGAGCTCGCGGCCGTGGCGGCGGAGCACGAGCTGCCGGTCTGCGGCCCGAACGGCAACGGTGTCTGCGCGCTCGCGGCGCGAGCTCCACTCTGGGGCGACGGGGTCTCGGCGAGCGTGCGAAGAGGCGCCGTAGCGATGGTGTCGCAGTCGGGCAACGTCGCGGTCAACGCGCTCAACTCACGCCGCGGGATCGGCTTCCACACCGTCGTCTCGGTCGGCAACTCGACGGTTCTCGATCCCGCCGACTGGCTCGCCGCGCTCGCCGAGCGCCACGGCGTCAGATCGGTGGCGATGTTCTGCGAGGACGAGGGAGACGGCGAGCGGTTCGCACTGGCACTCGCGCGTTGCTCCGAGCTCGGTGTGGGTGTCGCCGTCCTCAAGGGCGGCAGCTCGGCCGCGGGCGCGGCGGCCGCCGCCGCGCACACCGGCGCGATCGCCGGCGACGCCCGCGTCTTCCGCTCGCTCGTCGAGGAGGCGGGCGGAGCATGGGCCACCGACCCCCACGAGCTGCTCGAGCTCGCCAGGGTGCTCGCGATGCCGCTCTCGCGCCCGAGCGGGCGCGGAGGTCTGGCGATCCTGACCTGCTCCGGCGGTGATTCGAGCCTCGCCGCCGACGCCGCCGACGCGCGCGGGATCGACCTTCCGGCGCTGGCGCCCGGCACGATGGCGCGGCTCGCCGAGCTGCTGCCCGAGGCCGCGACACCCGGCAACCCACTCGACTACACGTCGGTCATCTGGGGCCAGACCGAACGACTCGAGGCGATCGCGCGCACCGTCGGCGACGACGCAGCGATCGACCAGCTGCTGCTGTTCTTCGACGACTCGCCAGGACTCGAGCCCCACGCCCGCGACGAGTGGAAAGCGACGCGTGATGCGCTAGTCGCCGGCGCCGAGGCCTCCGCGGCCGCGCCGCTGCTCGCCTCGACACTCCCCGACCTGATCGACGTCCCCGCGGTTGTAGAGCTGACCGAGCGCGGGGTGCCGACGGTGGCGGGCATGGGCGCGGCGCTGCGAGCGGCGTCGGCGCTTCGAGTCCCGCTCGGCGATCCGGAGCGGTTGCGAGCGGTCGCGGCGGCGACGCGCGGCGGCTCCGAGCCCCTGGGCCCGGCAATGCCGCGCTGGCGATCCGAGGCGGAGGTGAAGCGGATCCTCGGCCGGTCCGGGATCTCGGTGCCGCGCGGGCAGACGGCCACGAGCGCCGACGAGGCGATGGAGATAGCCGAGCGGATCGGCTACCCGGTGGCGCTCAAGCTGTCGGCGCCGGGGCTGCTGCACAAGACCGAGCTCGACGCGGTCGAGCTCTGGCTCTCCGACCACGACGCCCTTCGCGCGGCGGCATCGCGGCTGCTGGCGATCGGGCACCCCGGCGCCGAACTCCTCGTCGAATCGATGGCGGGACCGGGCGTCGACGTAGTGGTCGCCGCGCATACCGACGGGGTCGTCCCGGTGCTCGCGATCGGCCTCGGCGGGATCTGGACCGAGGTGCTGGACGACGTCGTCATCGTGCCTCTGCCCGCCAGTCCGACCCGGGTCCTGCGAGCGATCGGGACGCTGCGAGCCGCGCCCGTCCTGACCGGCGCGCGCGGCGGGCCGCGGCTAGCTCTCGCCGCGCTCGCCGACCTCGCCTCGGCGGCGGGCGACCTGTTGCTCTCCGAGCGCCTCGAGCTGCTCGAGCTCAACCCCGTGCGGGTCGACGGCGCCGGCGCGGTCGCGCTCGACGCCGTCGCCCGGGGGTAGCGCTCAGCTGGCTTCCGCGGTCGCCGGGCTGGCCGACGGCTTCGGCCTCGAGGCCCTGCGCTCCTCGAGCTTCGCCGGAGCCGTCTCCGGCAGCTTGATCGCGCAGAACAGCGTGATCAGGCCGAGGATGAACAGGAAGCCCGACACCGCGGCCGAGGTGCCGGTCGCTTCGAGCAGCGCGGTCGTGATGAACGGCGTTCCGCCGCTGATCAGGATCGCCGCGAGCTGGTAGGAGAGCGAGGCTCCCGAGTAGCGCATCCGCGCCTCGTAGAGCTCGCCGAGGAACGCCGCGGCCGGCCCGTAGGTGAGGCTGGTGCCGATCCCGCCGAGGATCAGCGCGACCCCGACGAGGACGATCGAACCCGTGTCGATCAGCCAGAAGAACGGGAACGCGACCAACGTCAGCAGCCCGGCCCCGATGATCGTCGGCAGACGCCTGCCGACCTTGTCGGACCAGCGACCCGCGAGCAGGATCCCCGCGATCGTGATCGTCGAGCTGACGAGGATCGCCGCGAGCAGCGCGTTGCGCTCGAGGCCGAGCTCACGCGTGCCGTAGTCGAGGACCCCCGCGATCGACACGTAGAAGATCGCGTTCGTCACGAAAAGGATCCCGGCGCCGAGCAGGATCGTCCGCCACTTGGTCTTGATCGCCTCGGCCAGCGGCGCCTGGACGACACCCTGCTTGCGGCTCTCGGCCTCGGCCTTCGCCTCCTTGAAGGCAGGCGTCTCCTCGACCCGCATCTGGACGAACAGGCCGACCGGGATCAGCAGCGCGCTGAGCAGGAAGGGAACCCGCCAGCCCCAACCGGCGAACGCGGCCTCGCTGAGCACCGCACCGACGATCAGGAACGCCGAGTTGCCGAGAATGACGCCGAGCGGCACGCCCATCTGCGCGAACGTCCCTGCGAATCCGC from the Thermoleophilia bacterium SCSIO 60948 genome contains:
- a CDS encoding TetR family transcriptional regulator, which codes for MSPRPQIDHIRRPQLLAAAAQVIAERGLANTRISDVAERAGSSPPAVVYWFGSKDELLLGAIVAEEDGFYDEARAALEPLEGGRERLERLIDLLVSDSAEPLWIELWPLALRDARAAEARVRLEERWRGLLGEIIRRGLERGEFDVADPHAAAVALGALTDGLAIQATLGDAEVSPERLGALMRDAAGRLLGCELRTNDERAAGVGVGGTA
- a CDS encoding TetR family transcriptional regulator yields the protein MATSAEDTRARILDAACALIAAEGIDDVRIARVATRARVSSALIHHYFSTREELLAEALRHSYERAGDDRFAADPETLDGDVARLAQALAASLPLPGPQSEEWVLWFELWLRAVRDPALRPVAAELYARYHEWFAGVLRRGVEAGTFRADLDVDGAADVIVGLTDGLSIRALLGDPGMDLGRIGALLTESVAGLVGVEPAELRRSLDELTAG
- a CDS encoding NAD(P)/FAD-dependent oxidoreductase yields the protein MSDLASRDWDAIVVGGGHNGLTAAAYLARAGKRVIVLERRERLGGAATLEQPFGDGYVISPCAYVVGLLDELVIDELSLRSRGLRYWMADPNLWVPFDDGTSFSQCLDDRRTQASLEALGLSKADIEGYWAYEELFDDVRKLLRKGARDTWVGDTPTRGQIEELLGGDQEKIDLVFDDSIADVLDRYVSDQRLKDALFGQGVIGTWGGPKDHGTASIKLMHYQGDMDGMGPVWGYVEGGMGMVSFAIADAAIEAGATLCCDVEVARIHPGEGVELSDGTRLRAPRVVCNADPKRMLGMLEGAGIDSAFERRIVDWKVRSPVVKFNAALSALPNWTAAPGESWPARATIDVTGGLEDAQRAFERCEAGEPAVGFGEIYIQTGYDPSPAPAERHLLSVFGQYAPYEMSSGDWDSRRDEVAKQFVDLIARFAPGFGDLIIDHEVLGPPDIESRIGLTGGSIFQGEVTPDQMWAGRFPARTPVDGLYMCGAATHPAGSVIALNGRNAAAALLADAGDRELAAAK
- a CDS encoding aromatic ring-hydroxylating dioxygenase subunit alpha, with product MSTEAPRKPVLRLDSEAVESTRQPVERATMLPPAAFADPSVFAWELDEIFSGWVCAGHVSQVSSPGAYVVREVGPDSVIVICGSDGRPRAFLNACRHRGARLLEDAEGTVRKRIRCPYHSWSYDLEGELRAAPHMDEVENFEFNCWGLIPVRSTVVGGLVMFDLSGEAPPIEDHIGGLEPLLARYRNAELVRAGERHYEVAANWKGIAENYSECLHCPGIHPELNELSNYMTGESYEGSGAWCGGSMTIKEGAATMGREGAEAPGRPPIKGLEGEEHHLVLYFVLFPNALVSMHPDYVMLHTLWPRGEDRTEIVCEWYFEPETVAREDFDPSDAVGFWDQVNKEDWYVCELTQKGVATRGYVAGRYSAQEYDVHRFDRMVADRYAEALRTEVAA
- a CDS encoding acyl-CoA dehydrogenase family protein, with translation MQTVKDPGAQTPRTATNGGPNALDPEALDLQARARDFTERVLIPLEEEAEARGGKLPDATIAEVKREAVARDLQGGHHSPEHGGQGWSPLEWVLVEEQYGRSTNAIAWHIPNAYNVWAHGSDEQIERYLKPALRGELRDAYAVTERDAGSDPSRIATVATPTDGGYRIEGEKWFVTSGDIADVLVVMANVVDGGERLPTLFAVDKDRPGVEMIDDPAFTHSYPDGHPTFALDVEVSGDAVIGGVGAGEDLQRLWFTEERLGIATRCVGAMWRLLEETTDWALAREQGGSRIFDYQGVSFPLADSAADATAARLLTHEVARMAGDPAADPKVVHNKASMAKLFASEAAWRCADRCVQVFGGRGYMRSNVAERFLRELRVDRIWEGTSEIQRLIIARGLERRGVERMLT
- a CDS encoding acetate--CoA ligase family protein; its protein translation is MSTRTGVDATKLERLLAPRSVAVVGASERPDSYGSNVLENLARAGFEGDVWGVNPNRDEVHGRPCVASVSELPGPVDAVVVAVPAPGVPAALREAGALGCGGAVVLSAGFGEVAGGVELERELAAVAAEHELPVCGPNGNGVCALAARAPLWGDGVSASVRRGAVAMVSQSGNVAVNALNSRRGIGFHTVVSVGNSTVLDPADWLAALAERHGVRSVAMFCEDEGDGERFALALARCSELGVGVAVLKGGSSAAGAAAAAAHTGAIAGDARVFRSLVEEAGGAWATDPHELLELARVLAMPLSRPSGRGGLAILTCSGGDSSLAADAADARGIDLPALAPGTMARLAELLPEAATPGNPLDYTSVIWGQTERLEAIARTVGDDAAIDQLLLFFDDSPGLEPHARDEWKATRDALVAGAEASAAAPLLASTLPDLIDVPAVVELTERGVPTVAGMGAALRAASALRVPLGDPERLRAVAAATRGGSEPLGPAMPRWRSEAEVKRILGRSGISVPRGQTATSADEAMEIAERIGYPVALKLSAPGLLHKTELDAVELWLSDHDALRAAASRLLAIGHPGAELLVESMAGPGVDVVVAAHTDGVVPVLAIGLGGIWTEVLDDVVIVPLPASPTRVLRAIGTLRAAPVLTGARGGPRLALAALADLASAAGDLLLSERLELLELNPVRVDGAGAVALDAVARG
- a CDS encoding MHS family MFS transporter; the protein is MQSASTAGSAPPAVDAAGRRKVLGAGLVGSSLEWYDFFIYATAAALVFPAVFFPDSSAVTGTLLSFSTFWAGFLARPIGGIVVGHLGDKFGRKPAVVGCLLLMGIATFTIGVLPSAATIGVFAPILLVTMRFLQGFAVGGQWGGLALLTIESASPKRRGFAGTFAQMGVPLGVILGNSAFLIVGAVLSEAAFAGWGWRVPFLLSALLIPVGLFVQMRVEETPAFKEAKAEAESRKQGVVQAPLAEAIKTKWRTILLGAGILFVTNAIFYVSIAGVLDYGTRELGLERNALLAAILVSSTITIAGILLAGRWSDKVGRRLPTIIGAGLLTLVAFPFFWLIDTGSIVLVGVALILGGIGTSLTYGPAAAFLGELYEARMRYSGASLSYQLAAILISGGTPFITTALLEATGTSAAVSGFLFILGLITLFCAIKLPETAPAKLEERRASRPKPSASPATAEAS